GAGTTCCTCTATGATCCATCTGGATTTGTTCACCTTTGAACAAAGGATCATCACCAAGGCATGAAGAAGCTGTTCCCAAATCTTGAAGCCTAAGATCGTCACTCCAAATCAAAGGGCTTTTCCCAGTGTTGTTGCCACTACCATAAGGGTTTGGCCTCTTCTTGTTATTACTATTGTTATTGCTCCCACCAAGGCAAAGACCCTCATTGATTGGAAGGAATCCACTACCGTCAAGGGTTGGCTTCTCCAGGTTTTGGTGAAGGTCAATTTGGTCATTTCCGCCTCCGCCGCCGTAGATGTCAAGGTCTTGGAAAGATGTGAAGTTTAGAGGGGAACCATAGTCCTTCATGACACCCATGTCAGGGATTCCATGGGCTCCGCCTCCAATCCCCTTCATGTTCGTTGCCGCTGCCGCTACCGCCCCCATGTTCTCAGTTGCCAGGGTTTGATACGCCTTTTCCAATATGCTTTGCATGTATTTTCCTTGTGCCTCAATCCTTAGCTGAAGATGTTTTTGCACCTGCCATAACAAACCaccattttctctttttaaagaAAGAAATTATGTCTATCTCTTTGACAAAATGTCTTAATTTGCTAAACATTTATGTTATATgatcaaattattttaataactaaattcAATTAAGTTAGTCTAATGATTTATTgtacaataaaaattaattcaagaagaaaaaagaaatatataaaaagaggaagaataaaaatttaattaaatttaccCGCTATTTTTCTTTACCgaacctattttattttaagACGTATGTATGTATTTGAAAAAGGATTCGTTTGTGCTTACCTCAAGTTGTTCATGGAGTCTTCGCTGCACCTCTATTTGCATCCTAATCGCATCAACCATGTGTGAGTTACTGTttcatagttttttttttaacacaTACAAAAAAACCCGAATTCCCCAACTCAATacccacaaaaaaaaaaaaaaaagaaacttgCTTTGCATGCTTGTGTTCAAACTTGAAACTTGAAGAGCATAATATATAGAAGCGTGAGTGATGCATACTCGTTCATGTTACGGCCAATCATGGCAGAAGACGAGGCAGTGTTTCGTTGCAGTTCTATTGCCGAAGCTGATGAGAGTGCAAAAAGATTAAAGAGATTATCATCATGAAATCTATAGAAGATCgcatcatataaaaaaataaaatggaagAACCCTAGAAAGAAGATCGAGTGAGTCACCTCTCATACCATCCTTAATCGAGTGATCGTTGAATTCCTTGTGGGGCTGCTTCCCGAGCCTAAATTTCTATATACGAAAATGCAAACAAACAAATAACAAAAAGTTAAAGGAAAttagaaagagagagagacaTATATGTTATGACAAAATCTGGGAACCGGGAGTATGTGTAGTTGTTTGTGTAACAACAAAAGTGTTGTGAACaaaaagcaaaaggaaaaaagGATGCTAAAACTATATGATTTAATTCTTTagtttctattcaattcaaaccTGAAGGTGGCTCTTGAGGTGGTAAAGTGTGAGACCCTTCACACCCATAACCCTCATGATGGTTTTAGGAGTCGCCTCtgcaaattaaaataaataaaaagactATTTGTTAAAGATTGATATTATGCATTCCCAAATAATATATACTCATGTAATAATTAACATCTTCATATATCTTTAATTTAACTACTATTTTGTCTAGCTAGCCAAAAAACTCAACAAAAGTAGATGGTAGTGACGATCTTCGAAACCATATTGAAATATACCACTCTCTAATAGATCAGAATACAACAGAACAAAGAAACTTGAAAGTTACAGATTTAGTTTTAcattttagaattattttttcttttgagaGTGTCGAGCGTTTCATTATTATCGAAAAAGGAAAAATCCATGATACGACGGGAACCCAGAAATTAAGAACCCATTagatagaaagagaaaagaagaagaagaagaatagtaCTATCAGGGCCACCAAGCTGAGTAACAGCATCAACGAAACGTTCATGGAGTTCAACGGTCCAACGGAGGCGAGGTTTGGGGTCAGTGGTGAGAACGAGACCCGAGTCGCCTTGAACACACATGGGTCTGTCATGGGAATTCATAGTTGAGGGCTTCTTTGGAGGGAACATTCTTTCCATCTCTtactttctctctttctttctctctctctctctcaagagattcaagaagaacAAATGCGATATGCAGAATAGGGGAGAAGAGAATAGGGTGCGCTTTTgaagaagagaggagagaggGCGGTgctatgtatgtatgtatatggCTTTTCCCTTCTCAGCTATAAAGCTATTAGCATATGGCACCGGACCAGCTACGGAACCTTTCTTAAAACAACTCTCTCAATTAACACATCAAATactataaatattaaattattttaatttattatatatacaaattctgactatttattttatgtatataaattcttaaaACTACAAGTATAAATTACTCTTAACTAAgtactaatttaaaataataataatggttgGTCTTGTAGTATTGTTGACAAATATCAAGTAAGTAGTGTACACTTTTTTATGTACTTAGACTTTTAAATAACAAGATTATTATTTGTTAGACTATTACAGTAATAGTAATTCTTTCTTCAATTACTACTACTTTTTGTCTGTTTTTCTATCTCATCACTTATTTAGTTTACAAGTTGAATCTGCTAGTGTATGTTAATAAGGGTCGGGTATGGCTAAGAGAAAAAAGAGTAATGATAAGAAAGTAATATTATAAGAGCcaattttagttaatattataataaattgttaaataaattcagtataaattttactaataaaaatgaatttttgttgactttaaattttgaatatttttttaagagttttagattttttttaatgttaaatGTTGATTGTAATATTAGTTTCTAAAACTTTATCAAGAAAAGAATAGTACCATATTTAACAACTGCGTCAGTATGATTCTTAAAGATAACAATATTGTTTCAACATtatttgggtgtttttcttatttaattagTATAAGGAAAATTCATGGTTTGTTTTTAATGGTGCCAATTTGATTGCTGTAACATTCAACTTCATGGGATAAAATTTTGttgtaatttttatatttttgtataataGTTCTGATGAAAAAAGTTGTTAAGTATCTTAATGGACTGGATCGACCAAATTGTTGAAAGAACGTGTTgatggtattttttttttcaaaatgttgtTTGTACATATTAAATAGAACGAAGCATATAATCAAGTAaacacttttaaaatttaaggataaaaatacaaaaaagatGAGTAAGATCTGATTTGATATAAGTATGGTATAATTAGTGTCTACGGTACTAATTAACTTTTGAAGTGTgcaaataatattattatttggtttctttatagaaaaaaaaaaaaaaataaagctaACCCTATTCTAACATGCAGACCAGCCTTTGTCAAAAGAAACCTCGCTCCTTCCCcttctctctatctctctctctctctttctatttctttccgtCTCTCATTATCTCACATTCCTTCCTTGGATACTTTATTGAGCATGAATAGTTAATTACATTCTAAATAGAGATACCCTTTATTGTTAAAATATTGGGTATGCATAGATATATAGCTTTTTGGGGCCATCATGAGTGTGAGACCATCCAATGATGATGTTGGAAAAAAATGGACTATGCAACATTTAATTAATTCATTTATTTCAGGTATAGTACAGTAGCCATAGTTAAATGTAATTGAACAATAATTTTTGCTTGATGTATTATGGACAACATAATCTCACATTTGGCTGTTTATGTGTTATGACATAATGCATGGGGGCATTTCGTGGTACGACACCCTTTTTAGCATAATTATTAGTATGAACCTCGTCAATGACCTATCAGATACAATGGTAATAATAGAAAGCATTATTGACTTTATATGTCGAGTATATATTTGGTAGAGTAGTGCTTCCTGATTATTTTAGGATTGGTCCTTACAATAATGAgcatattatatattgttggcaTATTATAAGATTAATAATAATCTCTATGGGCTCATTTTTGTGTGTGTTTACGGTACGATAATAAATTCATACGTATCGATACGTTAAAAATatagacaaataataataagtcatttgaaatttatttttcacattaatatttaaatttttcttttttaaatatatattatatcaccGCTTTATTA
The Arachis stenosperma cultivar V10309 chromosome 7, arast.V10309.gnm1.PFL2, whole genome shotgun sequence genome window above contains:
- the LOC130940309 gene encoding myb family transcription factor IPN2 isoform X1, whose product is MERMFPPKKPSTMNSHDRPMCVQGDSGLVLTTDPKPRLRWTVELHERFVDAVTQLGGPDKATPKTIMRVMGVKGLTLYHLKSHLQKFRLGKQPHKEFNDHSIKDGMRASAIELQRNTASSSAMIGRNMNDNSHMVDAIRMQIEVQRRLHEQLEVQKHLQLRIEAQGKYMQSILEKAYQTLATENMGAVAAAATNMKGIGGGAHGIPDMGVMKDYGSPLNFTSFQDLDIYGGGGGNDQIDLHQNLEKPTLDGSGFLPINEGLCLGGSNNNSNNKKRPNPYGSGNNTGKSPLIWSDDLRLQDLGTASSCLGDDPLFKGEQIQMDHRGTHEIDPMAEIYDTKPVLQGADGDNKKFDASMKLERPSPRRMSPMISTGTMAQGRSSPFG
- the LOC130940309 gene encoding myb family transcription factor IPN2 isoform X2, whose protein sequence is MERMFPPKKPSTMNSHDRPMCVQGDSGLVLTTDPKPRLRWTVELHERFVDAVTQLGGPDKATPKTIMRVMGVKGLTLYHLKSHLQKFRLGKQPHKEFNDHSIKDASAIELQRNTASSSAMIGRNMNDNSHMVDAIRMQIEVQRRLHEQLEVQKHLQLRIEAQGKYMQSILEKAYQTLATENMGAVAAAATNMKGIGGGAHGIPDMGVMKDYGSPLNFTSFQDLDIYGGGGGNDQIDLHQNLEKPTLDGSGFLPINEGLCLGGSNNNSNNKKRPNPYGSGNNTGKSPLIWSDDLRLQDLGTASSCLGDDPLFKGEQIQMDHRGTHEIDPMAEIYDTKPVLQGADGDNKKFDASMKLERPSPRRMSPMISTGTMAQGRSSPFG
- the LOC130940309 gene encoding myb family transcription factor IPN2 isoform X4, whose product is MERMFPPKKPSTMNSHDRPMCVQGDSGLVLTTDPKPRLRWTVELHERFVDAVTQLGGPDKATPKTIMRVMGVKGLTLYHLKSHLQKFRLGKQPHKEFNDHSIKDASAIELQRNTASSSAMIGRNMNEMQIEVQRRLHEQLEVQKHLQLRIEAQGKYMQSILEKAYQTLATENMGAVAAAATNMKGIGGGAHGIPDMGVMKDYGSPLNFTSFQDLDIYGGGGGNDQIDLHQNLEKPTLDGSGFLPINEGLCLGGSNNNSNNKKRPNPYGSGNNTGKSPLIWSDDLRLQDLGTASSCLGDDPLFKGEQIQMDHRGTHEIDPMAEIYDTKPVLQGADGDNKKFDASMKLERPSPRRMSPMISTGTMAQGRSSPFG
- the LOC130940309 gene encoding myb family transcription factor IPN2 isoform X3 codes for the protein MERMFPPKKPSTMNSHDRPMCVQGDSGLVLTTDPKPRLRWTVELHERFVDAVTQLGGPDKATPKTIMRVMGVKGLTLYHLKSHLQKFRLGKQPHKEFNDHSIKDGMRASAIELQRNTASSSAMIGRNMNEMQIEVQRRLHEQLEVQKHLQLRIEAQGKYMQSILEKAYQTLATENMGAVAAAATNMKGIGGGAHGIPDMGVMKDYGSPLNFTSFQDLDIYGGGGGNDQIDLHQNLEKPTLDGSGFLPINEGLCLGGSNNNSNNKKRPNPYGSGNNTGKSPLIWSDDLRLQDLGTASSCLGDDPLFKGEQIQMDHRGTHEIDPMAEIYDTKPVLQGADGDNKKFDASMKLERPSPRRMSPMISTGTMAQGRSSPFG